agaaaatatatgaatattaaatctcaatatattatttttattcagttctgtGAAACAGAATCAGATAACCTTTTTtgactaattatcaaaataatagtCCTACAAAACTATTATCAGAGCACAGAGCATGTGAGCAGAGCATACCGTCACGAGAGGGTCGCGTCATTTTACCAGCGTTGTCCAGTACAGCAGTACTACAGCATGTTACAGCACAGTATGCGACGCTGTTGCAAAAAGGAACAACTATACACAGACATTTTCTGTCGGCGAGTTATTTGAGCGGACTTTGCTTTTCCGTTGAGCATAAGCGGTACACGAGTGGAGCATTCATATGGGCCGTGTGCAACTCAACGGAACGCACATTCATAGAGCGGAAGTCCAATATCGTTTAAAAAGGCTAGAGCAGCCAATGTGGAGTCATTAGCGCGGGTTTGCGAACGCTTCCTGTTTCTGTAGAAACCGGAGCTTCTAGCGGCGGCAGTGGCGCGATGACTTTACTAATCAACGACTGGTGCTGCGTCCGAAATCGgatacttccctactatatagtacgCGAAAAACAGTATGCGAGGCGAGTAGTATGTCCGAATTCATAGTATTCGAAATTCAGTAGGCGAGAAGTACCCGGATGACCTACTGCTTCCGCCCGAATTCTGTAGTACGCATACCATGGACACTTTCCTATCCCATGAGGCTCCGGGAGAGGATGCGTTGTATTCGAAAAATGGCGGAAGGTGGAGACGCGGCTCATTTCGAGTGTAAGTACCTCAGGAAAAAACgttgtttattgtgattaaattaCACTTGTTTAACACAATCTAAATAAACGGATGACTTattgaaagtttaaacattGTAAATCGAAACGTTATTTGACAAATAATCTAGAAGCTGTCTACGAAGCCGTGATCTGCGAGCAGCTGACCAACGCCTTCTCTGAGCTGTCTGTCCAATCAACGTTAAAACGCCGAACATTGCCGGTGCTGGTGTTCGTGCAGTGGAGCAGTCTCTTTAAATTTTCGCGCTGTTGTGACGACGCATGACACGTGACAACATCAATATGGCGGATGTAGTACGTCCGAATTCCATTCATACTACccacattcatactatatagaacGTACTTTTTAACGGTCGGGTAGtacgttcatatttaaatgtagtacCTACTTAACCAGTAtgcgatttcggacgcagcaTGGGTCTTTCATTTAGAAGGCGGGGCTTATTCGCCATATTGGACGTTGCACTGTATCACCCTGAAAACGtttctttttacataaaaatctatAGGGATGTACCGAAATGGAAATTCTTGGCCGAAACCGAAactgctttttaatatttatttattaatttaataaataatatagtcattttgtaagactttttaatttaattcaataattttaatgatactgaataaaaaaaaatcacaagccaataaaataaaccgtttattgaaagtaacaataaaactggacagaaaatatatgaatattaaatctcaatatattatttttattcagttctgtGAAACAGAATCAGATAACCTTTTTtgactaattatcaaaataatagtCCTACAAAACTATTACTGTGCGTTCAcaaatcagaaatatttttcagcAGCGACACTGTTTTGCATGCTCTGGCACTAAAGTTAGCATATGCAATTCTCGCTTATTTACCGAAAATATATAACGTTAATGCACATCAGGAACATCAACAATCTCAGACACCTTGGTCCACGCATCATTTTGCTTGGGAACGAATGTGGTCGGAACCAAAGTTTTACAGGACTGCGTTCTCTGGAATCCTCTCAAGTGGTGGACTTCTACATTCCGATTGGTTGCCGCCGAACCGCGTCATAGCTCATTACCATAAAGTTGACCTGACTTCAACTCTTCCCGACGCCCACACCGTCCAAAACGCGCCGCGCCGCTTCTCGCCGGAGCTCGCCGCCGGCTCAcactgaaaatgaatgacttccgGCCACTTTGACGCTCTCGCCGGCGGCGGTGTGAACGCACAGTTATTATCAGAGCACAGAGCATGTGAGCAGAGCATACCGTCACGAGAGGGTCGCGTCATTTTACCAGCGTTGTCCAGTACAGCAGTACTACAGCATGTTACAGCACAGTATGCGACGCTGTTGCAAAAAGGAACAACTATACACAGACATTTTCTGTCGGCGAGTTATTTGAGCAGACTTTGCTTTTCCGTTGAGCATAAGCGGTACACGAGTGGAGCATTCATATGGGCCGTGTGCAACTCAACGGAACGCACATTCATAGAGCGGAAGTCCAATATCGTTTAAAAAGGCTAGAGCAGCCAATGTGGAGTCATTAGCGCGGGTTTGCGAACGCTTCCTGTTTCTGTAGAAACCGGAGCTTCTAGCGGCGGCAGTGGCGCGATGACTTTACTAATCAACGACTGGGTCTTTCATTTAGAAGGCGGGGCTTATTCGCCATATTGGACGTTGCACTTTCTCCCTTGCATAGGGttacaggagaagtccacttccaaaacaaagattcacatataatatactcaccccattgtcatccaagatgttcttgtctttctttcttcagtcgtaaagaaattatgtctttggagaaaaacatttcaacatttttcttcatataaaggactgatatggttcccccgatttttaacttccaaaatgcagtttaaatgcggcttcaaacgatcccaaatgcggttgtaaatgatcccagccgagaaagaagggtcttatctagcgtaacgatcggttattttcataaaaataatacaatttatatacctttttaatgtcaaatgctctttTTGTCTTACCCTGCCTAAACAGTTTTTGTTCcggctcatgacagttagggtatgtcgaaaaactcccatctcatgttctcccgcaacttcaaaatcgtcctacatcgctgttttaccttttttgttaagggtgtttgatcttctttgcatgttcactttgcaaagactgggtcatacttctgtagcgatgttggataatttaaaatgatttttgaagttgagggagaaaatacgattggagtttttcgacataccctaactgtcttgagccagaatacacagagttcaacgagagcaagacgagacgagcgtttgagaataaaaagtatttaaattgtactttatgacaataaccgatcgtttcgctagataacacccttcttcctcagctggggtcGTTTACAACCAaattgggatcgtttgaagccagagttaaaaatttaaagttaaaaatcggggcactatatcagtccattacatgaagaaaaatgctgaaatgttgttctcaaaaacataatttctttacgactgaagaaagaaagacatgaacatcttggatgacaatggggtgagtacattatatgtaaatctttgttttggaagtggacttctcctttaaggcaagAAGGGATAAAGCtctagctactgggcatgcACATATCAATCTAAGGTTATTTtagtcacactgtacaacaataaaactgttcttgtattatagtaagggctaagtttaaggttggggtaggtgtagatgttaaaaaaaaacacaatccaataggtagaacaattcatttcattgttagtttccggtcggAGCTGTATCCTTTCTAACCACAACCCGTGCACAGTCTTGCTATATAAAGTCTTTGGTCATTCCTCAATAAATGTAtcaccagtgttgccaagtcagcggaaattgggctactttaacactgttgccgtgggttgtttttgatgtccgcgggttgaaccgaccccaataatgtcatatttagcccttGAAGTACAAATTTATcaggggaaccctgacaaaaaacaAGTGTATTTTACCCCTTAACAGGGAAAAATCATAAGTTTACTGTCACAGATTTGTCATGTATTATAACAGGTTCtactttattttgtcatttgtaaatgttatgggtcaggcttccggtctcatctgcatccagctttcagctgtacaaaacagcttgttttgctgcttgatattgcaaattactgtgtcttaccatgttattttattgtattttcttaattatgaacactggtttgtagtgcaaagcagttttaccatttattgcacttttgttatttccctatccaccttttttttccGTAAGAGCGGGCAcggcatttgtaaatttaatgcgtCTGGCttttggtctcatctgcatccagctatttgtAGCTGTtcaaaacagctcatttgctgcttgatattgccagctggtgtgtcttaccatattattttaatgtattatcttaattatgaacacaatggtttgtagtgcagacagttttaccgtttactgtacttcgttatttttcttgttatttccctacgGTGGCTTATGAACCGGAGGTCTCACatattaccagaaaacagcttacatccacattgaaaaataaggggGATAGCAGATAATAAACTAGAAGTCTCACCCACaaggcttacttccgcgttgaagGTGGATAGACACGGTGTATGGCACAGCATTTGTAAATTAATACGAACCcagattaataaattaaaaaaggctCATTACATTGTTCAGAATCATTAACAACCGTGAAGCGTTTAAGGCAACAAAACTTGAGGTGGCTAGACACAGATTAGACATCTTAAGTTTTTCTTTCACAATCAGCATGATGCACATGCATTTGCATTATCTCACATATATTTGAGTCACTTTGTCTCACTTAAGATCAGCAAAAGCCCAGTCTTTCAGAACACAACATATCCTGTCAAAGCTGCTGACCCATATAAAACATCTCAGTGCACCAGTGTACAAATTAGTTATTCACAAGTCTGAAGCTGATGTGTATGTAGGTGAAACGTGAGAACGTGGGAGAGCGCAGAGTAAAGTGTCCAAGTTAAACATAGAACATCTAATGAACATCCTTCCAGCACACCTTTCATATTACATGtgtaaaaactataaactgatattacaaaatgacatgcattGGGCTTCACTGTCAGTGAGTTAAAAAATCTCACGATTAGTATCTACAGTACTCCAGATTTGTATCTACATCAAAATCAGGAAGTTCAAAACTTTCTCACCAGCCTATATAAACAGAAGAAGATTAGATGCAGGGTTCAGACACTTGCAGTCCTTTGTGGACCAGCTCTGAAGAGCCAAGAAGACcttacagttttattcagaAGATGCAACTCTCGTTGGTGAGTTTGTCACACTAATGAATTAAACTCTAATGATGTTGTTCTTCATTTTATACAAGTTTAAGCACGAAATAATCtacttaaatttgtaatttgaCTCAGGACAAAAGCGTGAaggctttttgttgttgttgattctGAATCTTTTGTTGAGATTTTGGAATTTGCACTAGATGTTTCACCTGACATTGAATTCATTAGCTCAGTGTATCTCACCTCCATAATGTCATTGTCTTTTGAATGTTGTTTAGGCAAATCAACAATATCAGAACAAACTGTTTGTCTCCATCTCCTCAGGTTTTCAGAGTTGTGCTGCTGCTTTACCTGTTCGCCCTGTTATTAAATGGCGCTgcttctgagaaaaagtctaaaagaaaaagaaaatcaaaatgtcaaaagaaaggaaagtaCGTCAACTTGGATCCATCTCTAAGCCTCTCAGTGAACGTTCCCCCGTCTCCAAGCAGATCTTTGTCACCATGGACATACGAGTGAGTCTTTGATCTGATAAATAATTACggttgttcattttaatctcatattatacactaccagtcaaaaggttttgaatagtaagatttttaatgttttttaaagaagtctcttctgctcactaagcttgcatttatttaatccaaaatttagtaatatttttactatttaaaatatctgttttctatttaaatgtattttaaaatgtaatttatttctgtgatttcaaagctgaatttttaacatcattacagtcacatcatccttcagaaatcattctaatataatcTGATTTGttgctgaaaaaacatttattattatgttgaaaacagctgaacagaatttttcaggtttctttgattaatagaaagttctattataacattataaatgcctttatcatcacttttgatcaattcaaatcatccttgctaaataaaagtattcatttctatactttctttcccaaaaagaaaaaaagcttttaaatggtatagtgtataatgttacaaaagctttttatttcagataaatgctgatctttggatctttctattcatcaaagaattctgaaaaaatgtacttaactgtttaaatattgataataataataaaaatgtttcttgaacagcaaatcagcatattagaatgatttctgaaggatcatgtgacactgaagcctgaaataatgatgctgaaaatgtagctttgatcacagtaataaattacattttaaaatatattcaaatagaaagcagttattttaatagtaaaaatatttaaatttgactgtttttgctgtactttagatcaaatacatgcaggcttggtgagcacaagagatttcttaaaaaaacataaaatcttcCTAGTTTAAGtgaatttttattaatgttttcattcagaGAATCCTATGACGATTCACGAATCCCGTCGAAAATCTCTGAGGcgaaatgtgaaaaaaagggCTGTTTAACCAAAGATGGCGAGGAGGACTTGGGGCTTGAATCTAAACCCATCTACTACCAGATCAACATCTTGAGGAGAGTGAAGTGCAAAAACACTACGCGCTACACGCTTAAACTGGATACTAAAATAGTTAGTCTGGGCTGTACATGCGTTTTCCCTGTTGTTGTGCCTCAGAATTAGTTCTATGCTGTACTCTTAATCTTAATGTCTATTTCTATATTGTTGCATTAATCTGcttatatacatacagtaaacatctttgtatttattatcttgattaataaaatattactaacttcttttatagttttgtcatttgtttcaCTGCAATAATTGTATGAAtaagatgcaaaaaaaacaaaaatctttagTTTAGTTAAGagaagcatttatttgactttaacTAGAGAATTTAGTCATCTGGAAATTACAAACACATGGATCATTTACATTCCATTTTCTCACAAAATCTGGTCGATTAACATCAATTCCCATCATTGCACATACAACGGCTCATTTTTGATGCGGCAGACACCAACACCAACTCCTTTGTCTTCGTATAGAACGAGTAAAATAAACGACTAGAATAAAGCTCAGTGACATGCCAAAGCAAAGTGCACCATTCATATCTTTCAAACTATTTCCCAAATCCAAACAGGATCTTTTTCTCACACCTGAGCGCTTTCAATCTTCATTTCTGAGATGCCACTATGTGTTTTCCTACTGATGAGCATCGTGATACAAatataatgaatgaaaaaagcTAAATGTGCTTCTGTGTTGTGCTTAAAGTGTCACTGTGCTCCACTTTTAATGTATCTGAGATCGTTATAAGCTTATGGATTTATTGGCATCCAGAACGTTATATTCAATCGATCATATTTTTACCTTGCATTGTCACAATAGGAAATGTGATAGATATTGTATCTCCAGCCTCCTATAATGTATATTGTATAAGCATGCCTGAGGTTTTATGAAACCCTACTGATTACTGAATATTAATATCAAATGATAATTAAAGAAGCATGAGCCAAAGCCTCAGTAGATGGCACAAGTTTTGAAAAAAGATGCTTTTTGTGGTTTAGACTGTAAAGAGATACTGCCATTAGTAAAGAGTGACTTTAACATGTAGTTTATGTTAACATATTCATCTGTACTGGTTATGGAGGTTATTAAAGCATCCCTTTTCATCATTTTTCCCCTGTCCTCTTCCTCATTTCAAAAGATCGGtctattcattcttttttttttctgaagcaaCCTTCTGGGTTCTACCAAGCAACGTACTTTTAGTGCACCTTGCATTGTCATCTAGACAATATCTtcctgtttttaataatattaagtagTTTTGATGTTGTTAAACCTCACAAAAGCTTGGTGTGTTGCAAATTGTCATTATCAGTGTCCAATATGTCCCCTTTTTTGAGATGTATTGGCTACCGTTTGCTTTATTTTCTCTTCACCGGTTTCATCTCCCTTGACTATAGTCAAAGCAGTCCTGCGCAGCGGGCGCTCCTCTACCGGCAGGCCTCCTCTTTCAGCTCTTTGTTCTTCCTCACCTCCTCTGCGTGTTTGTCCTAAATAGacacacaaaagaaaacttACAAACTTACTAGATCTGCGTTCATGCATGTATTAGTGTGC
This is a stretch of genomic DNA from Labeo rohita strain BAU-BD-2019 chromosome 20, IGBB_LRoh.1.0, whole genome shotgun sequence. It encodes these proteins:
- the il17a/f3 gene encoding interleukin 17a/f3 — encoded protein: MQGSDTCSPLWTSSEEPRRPYSFIQKMQLSLVFRVVLLLYLFALLLNGAASEKKSKRKRKSKCQKKGKYVNLDPSLSLSVNVPPSPSRSLSPWTYEESYDDSRIPSKISEAKCEKKGCLTKDGEEDLGLESKPIYYQINILRRVKCKNTTRYTLKLDTKIVSLGCTCVFPVVVPQN